attctttatccattaccttctgttaaccctgtaaattattgaacttctttttttctgtaccgaaagtgtatactgGCTTTAAGTACTGTGGAGCATTAATGTACCATTTCACAGAACCACTGTAGCAGTCTGAACAAAACGATTTGACTTTTCAAACTTGGCAGATATTTTAGCCTTTCAGAAAGCAATTGCTTGGGTCGAAATGTCGGGCCTTCAACAATTTCCGGTGTTTTACTAAATATGCCGCTAAATATGTGTTGCGCCCGGCGAAACAGGCAATTCTGTCCCgtagagattctgtccccatatTGGAAATAAACATGGGCTTGAGAAGGAGGATTCAGAAGAGGGCGCTAACAGAGGAAGTTAGTACACAATTCGCTGTTTAGGGGACAGTATCTCCGGGGGACAACAATCTAGCATTTGAAGTTCGATAAAAGCCAGATTTGCCCGTAGTTAAATGACTGCAATAACAGTGTGTCTGTAAGTCTGCAAATGCTATCGCTTTGTGTAATTTACTACAATGTTTGTATTTGCTACATACGCTTTGTTCAAATTGCTACAGTGTGTCCGTAAATTGTACAATAATGCTTTGTGTAATTTGCAACAGTGTGTCCGTAAATTGTACAATAATGCTTTGTGTAATTTGCAACAGTGTGTCCGTAAATGATACATACATGATGCTCTGTTTAATTTGCTACAGAGTGACCGTTAATGCAACAGACTATATTTGTTAACGAtacatgggtcattccatgtcagaccaacgcacttttttacctcatgtcttctgattttgataaaaattgctgtgcttgtaggtcctaatgagcaatgaatgcacaccaattttcagcccgatcggactttccatgtggtcagggcagaaaccaccaAAATCTtccatttttagggtaaaataccacctttttggtaaaaatatgtcataatcatgtaaatttttatcacatatatgcaaatttggtatcaaattgatgagaattgcatgctcaaatcaattctttcatcaaaaataaattttctgaaatgtaggtcactgtaatctttaatatgttatcgtgacctttgaccccgtttttgaaataatgtatcattccaaaaatcaacgaaataaaaatcatttgatagagcatgtcttcctctatcagaatccactaagaaacagttgggctcttcaaaatttacaagtttatgactatttttgtacaagtcactatgatctttaattatgttatcgtgacctttgacccaatttttgaaataacgcatcattccaaaagtcaatgaaatgaaaatcacttgatagagcatgtcatcctctatcagaatccactaagaaacaactgggctcttcaaaatttacaactttaatactatttttgtacagttggtaggttacaaattagtcaatttatacatgtactttactttataaataaataaaaataaaaaactttccaaagttactaaaattgttattggtttgggattttttcatgttgagggctgacgtggtctaaccagaatcatactttaaattaccagcagtgacgcacccaggatttaatttgggttgtgggtggagGGGTTGGGGGGAGGGCATTTTtccgaaacaaaattctttccaagatggtaaacaaaaaatgtcaccatgctgcaactctgacttcatcggaaggttagcatgccttttcgtgtgctatatagttaaatggaaatcgcacagttagcacaaaatctgctgctgagcagctctattaaaatgggcccttaagtcagagttgcagcatggtgaacaaaatattgttcaccacatcagccctcaacaagaaacaaatcgcaaaccatgaacactttaagtaactttagaaacagaagagtgaggtttgttgatggatttattatgtaaagtatataatttgactagtttgtgacctaacaactacaaaaatggtaataacattgtaaattttgaagagcccagttgtttcttggttgattgtgatagaggaaaacatgttctatcaagtgatttttattttgttgatttttggaacgatgcattgtttcacaaattgggtcaaaggtcacgataacatattaaagatcacggtacttgtacaaaaatagtcataaagttgtaatttttaacagcccaactgtttcttagtggattctgatagaggaagacatgctctatcaagagatttttatttcattgatttttggaatgatacattatttcaaaaactgggtcaaaggtcacgataacatattaaagattaaagtgacctacatttcagaaaatttatttttgacaaaagaactgatttgagcatgcaattctcatcattttgataccaaatttgcatatatgtgatgagaattgacatggttatgacatatatttaccaaaaaggtggtattttaccctaaaaatgtaagatttttgtggtttctgccctgaccacatggtaagtccgatcgggctaaaaattgctttgcattcattgctcataaggacctacaatcacagcaatttttatcaaaatcggaagacatgaggtaaaaaagtgcgttggtctgacatggagtGACCCACATACGAGGTGTGTGAGAAGAGAACAAAGTCGACATATCGACTTACACCACCTTGTGGACATGCACACGTTCACGCAGTTGTATTTACAGTCTTGAAGAACAATCAAAGAACTGCCGTGATTAATTTAAGCTACCACAATATACAGAAGGATAAAATGCAATACAAAGTGTGCTTGTGTCAAAATTGGTAAAAAGTTGCATACAGTTCGTTATGCATTGAATAATGCCTTAAATGAGGCCGTGTCAGAGTCAAGCGACTTGAGCTACGGCTGTGGCTCTTGGCTGCAGCCGACAACattgaataataaaaagaaCGTTTCGGCATTCTAGCAACAGCCGCTGCTGAAACCATCAACTACGTGACGTCCAAAACTCATGGTATGTATAGTACATATACAGCTTCATTCTAACtgtatttttctcttttttctttttagtcgtttctaaaaggaacacgttgccttagatcggtcgagttggtctttgaaaagcgtgtgtaactgTTTGACATAAATATacatgggtaaaaagatgtaaaagtagaatacaacgatccacacaaacatgtctcgaaattgcacggttttccctttacctcgtcgactaacacggttggccatttatggaagtcaaaattttggctaaatggccgaccatgttatcATTATAGTTAAACAAGTCCACATATATGTCAGATAACGCACATTCTCAATAGAGATTGCTTATTAAGCATTTTCTTCAAGAAgtgaaaacatgaaaaaaactaGTTTTAAAGATGAACCCGCTTACACCACACTGCTACTAAAACACAATACAAGACAAACTAAACATGCACACCATTATGGGACAGCGTGTGACGTCAGTGAAGGGAGTCGACATACCCTTTGTTTCAGTGCTACGCGATGCTACACCAGCAACCGTGCCAAGAGAAATGTTCTCATTCCAAGTTATGAGTGTGTTCGTCGTGTCGATGTTTGACTTTCAAAAATCATCGACAATGAGCAAATTGATTCCCATGTAAGTGTCACTGAAACTATTCCACATTTGGTTGATCGGAGTTTGCTGGGTTGGACTCAATCTGCTCTGCCACTCTTGATGACACAGTAGCCGCTGTGGTTGACGGTTGGCGGTCTACACCTCTGCAAGTAGAGCAGCCAAACGCCTGCAAGATTGCCGCCCTGTAGCGAGCATTGGTCGTGTTGTAGATGATCGGGTTAACGGCGGAGTTAACCAGTGAGAGAAACACGGTGATGGGCCACATGATGGTTACCTGCCCTTGCTGCACTATGGTTATACCGCTAGCTGCTTTGATCAGGCCCAAGACGTTCAGAATGATGACTCGAGGAGACTGAAGTAAGAAGTAAACAATGCTGCTGATAATCAACATCTTGGCAACTTGTCGAcgaacttttttcttcttctcggCTTGCTGATTGCCTCCGTCGGCCGATGTGGCGAAAGTGTGCAGGCCCAGGCGACGAACGATACGGTAGTACATATAACTGTTCACGAGCACACCGATTGTCCAGAACCCGACGTACAGAATCTGGGTGCAGAGGGTGACCCACGGTTCTCCAGGCAAGCAGAAGTTAACGGTGCTTGGACGCGTGCCACTGTTACCGTCGTCATCTTCAGGCCAAATGACGCAGCCGGTACGGTACCTTGACATGCGGGACACCACTGCGAATGAACATCCTATGGCCACCGCCCAGAATATGGTGACCAGTAACAACGCACGGCCTGAGCTTCTCGACTGCCTGCTCTTCAGAGGGTGGCAGATGGCGTAGAATCGCTCAATGGCTACCAGGGTCACCATCAAGTTAGAGCCGAAGTAGAGAACATCAAGGGAGAAAGTTACCACCGCGCACCCAAGCCACGACGTAACAACAAAAGTATTGGCGACATCGGGTGCAATGAAGTAAGCCCCGGTGTTATAACCAGCGAATAATGAAATGTAGAGGAGGTCAGACACGGCCAAGTTTGCTAAGTAAAAATTGGTGATGGTCTGCATTTCTTTGACTCTGAAGAGGGTGAAGAGGAACGCCAAGTTACCCGGCACTCCGATGGCGACGGCTAGAGGTACCCCGATGTAGGCCAGTAAGATCTCGTTTTCGGAACGGGTCCAGAAACTCGCAGCGGCGTCATCCGTGAAGTCAATCACAAAATCTCCCCCGCTACAAATCTCAGTTTCGTTTGATGCTTCCATTTTTGCCCAAGTTCTAATGTGATGAGGTTGAGATGTAATTACAATCTCATACACAGTCGAGATGCATTTTATTTAAGATTGGGCTGTTTTTTATAACTCGCAAGCAGCGACGTCGTCGATGCTCTAAGCATGCGCAGACTATACTTTGTGATATGCCGTGatcataataattatcataTTGCATAATATGGAATTCTCGCCACTAATCAATAAGCAATTACTATAAGAAGGTCCTGGGCGACtgggtaattttttattttttttatttcgagtttaaaaacaaattgacgaGGTATTTTGTTGACCAGACATTACTAGGGACCTTTAGATTTGAGTGAACGTGGACCTCGTTCACGTCGACCACGGTTGTGTTTTTTCCAAGTGATGTCATAACCATAGTTTTGGGGTCGCGACTGTATGGGGCGccaaatgtaaaaaatatatcaaacgCAATTATTTACATATAATTCATTATATAACACATAAATCATTATTCATCCATTATTTTTAcctttatttacaaataataaattttaaaccaCACAATATTATACACAAGCTTCACAAGAGTATGACACACGCCGCAAGCATAGAGAATCACAccggattcaccaactcaactTAGACAGTCCAACCCTTTGAaccaaacataaacactggtgttgaATAGCTTACAATTACCCTCCATTTCACTATAGctggagaattttttttttttgtatttattttctgtAAATAAAGTGTATAATTCGAAATTTGTTCGGTCATTAAGTGTTGTTTATATATAGGCCCTGGGTTACAAAAACGGCCTCCATTTGCAGTGGTATGTGGTAACCGTTTTCtctacagccccccccccctcctcccaaTACCTCTTTTGAAAACACCCCACCTTTGATCTTGATGTTGTTTAATTTGTCCATTAGTTGCATCATGCAAATTGCTCTCTAATCCAACCCTTTCACGTTTTTCTGCATTGTTATACATACAATGCATTACGCCCCACTTTTAAGGTCCAGTAATCCATTCTTTATCACGACCATCCTTTGTTCTCATACTCCTATTGGGGTTCGTATCATAGTGCCTGCCCCTACTACAACCACGATctttggttcatagccacctgggccaaatttcatagagctgctcagcacaaaacttTTACTTGGCAAAACaagtcttccttgataaaagagGATTAGGcctaccaacaaaatttccccGTGGTTTTCAGTATAGGCAAGCAAACAGCTGACTacgtaacaagcaatatgcaactgTGGCTGGtaagcctgtttttatcaaggcagaaatgtaatgataagcaaatttttgtgcctaGAAGCTCTATAAAATTAGGCCCAGTGGTTTTTCAAATAGAAATTTGTTTGGCTATAATGTTCCCGTTTTtatggatccttcccttaatccattTCCCCATTTGTCTATAAaaggaaatgtatttttttcgtacttgtttatgcctctgaaggtCCAGTTTAGATCGAAAGCTAAATATAAGGCCATCTACCCACTCATTGTTGTACGAAGCTTTTATATATAATTCTACAcgccatttcatttttttttttacaaacaatgaTGATTTCTTTTATATGTAAATTGTTTTGCTCAAGCAGTTTTTTTGATATACATATTGGACAACTTTCATTATACAGGGTAACGAAAGCGTTCTTTCAATTATACACATATAATTGTGTGTTGTACAATTTAAGTAGTGGCGCCTCAAACGACACAACGTGCAGACAACATGCAGCTTTAGATTTTGCATCCAAGACGTCGACTGACATGTGACTACATCTTGCTGAGGCTTTGCGCATGCGTCAAGTCGTCACCAATGTTGTCTGCACGTACGAGTTGAGGACCCCAAAACTATGGTTTTGACGTACGTTCAGAAAAACCAAAGCCGTGCTCGACGTGAACGTAGCCTTTAgaaaggcgcacgcggcaccaATATGTCACTCATGCCACTCAAGAAAAGAGACCAGCGAGAGTACCGACGCAGCGAAGCGCCTTGAATAAAGGCTAACTATACAACGTGAACGAAGTCCGCGTTCACCCAAATCTAAAGGTCCCTACTTATAGATGTCAAGTTTGCATCAGGGGTAAAGAATATTTGTCGTTTACCAATATGCACCGATATGTGTTGGCATTGTATACTCCAgtgattttcttttcacagatCTCGGGAAAGTAGTAAGTATATATTGCACTgcaaaactggggtgttaagtTGATTCTCTAGGTATCATGTGACAACACTGACACGATGTAAATTTCACCAACGATAAAGTAATGGGGATATAATAACACCatgttggtgttgtcacatggataaacaaattaacaccccagtttttgcagttttttttacttgatacttgaaacaaacaaaacatagaaTCCCCGCCTGCCGCTTCCCTGGCTGTATCGTAAACCCGGGTGCTTCCCTGGCTGTATCGTTAACCCGGGTGCTTCCCTGGCTGTATCGTAAACCCGGGTGCTTCCCTGGCTGTATCGTAAACCCGGGTGCAGTGAGCCCGACAGTTAACGCCTATTTAACCCTTTTCAGAGTGTGTATCTATAAGGTGGACATTCGCTCCTGATTTTCAGCGATGTCCAAAAAACGCGAccaaatgaaattttcagatgtaTTTATTATAATTGTGTACATGACATTCGTTTATGATTACAAATAGTCTGAGGTTAAacaaaggtttactttgccttttagATCTTGATGTAAAGATTACTTGTCAAAGGAGGCATTAACTTTAAGCTTTTATAATTATGGTCATTACCCCAGTCATCTGGAATTCTATTTATAGACTGCGAACTGAGATTgttttggattttgtttgtCCTTTCAAAGTTTGGTAAACAATACTCATTCATTAGAAGGGGGAAAACAATTGCATTTCAAGTAGGTCCTACAACGAATAAGTTTTCACAAATCACAGGTTTACCCTTTTTCTGAAAATTCCAAGAACAATCACAGATCAAGATTTACTGAAAACTAACTCTGCGGGAAGCTCACGCCGTGACagtaatttattgttttgttaaatacaacaacttttatttattcaattcGCTGAAATTAATTTTCATTCTACTCTTAACAGtccttacagacactggacacatttcggtaattgtctaagaccagccttctcacttggtgtatctcaacatttgcacaaaatattaaacctgtgaacaatttgaactcaattggtcgtcgaagttgcgagttaaaaagggaaggaaaaacacccttacgAAGTTGTCGGCTTCCACGATGCTTGATTTTGCGGtgctgaaatcaaattcaaataaaattatttcagtggaaaattagttctttctcgaaaactacgttacttcaaagggagccgcgtctcacaaagttttatactgtcaacagctctccattactcgctgccacgtaaggttttatgataataaatattttgagtaattaccgatagtatGAAGTGCCATTAATAGAGTGGCTGAACCGATTGTTTCCCTAGAGGACATTCACCGGGTAGGCCACTTGTCATAAAGTTGCTTCTGTATCATCAAGCTGTCAGTTATCAGTAATGAGCCAATGTGTACATTTCCAGAATGTGGAAATCTTTGGTGTGCATGTTCAGTGAACTTAGACTAATCTGTTCAGACCATTACAACAAGATGTGTGCCCCTGAACACAGTTATTTACACCAAGCAACAGTAAACGCATGATAAACAGCGTTAGCATCTTCAGGCAAAGGCGTAAATATTTTAAATCGGTGGCTCGCAGGGTTAATGTGCTTGTACATGAGTACATGAGGAAATGTGGAGTATCGGCTGTGCACTATAAGTAAAAGTGAAGCAAACAATGTTACTATTTAGTTGTTTTCCTCTATTTGACAGACAAAACAGACACATACGTAAACACAAGCTGACAACTGAGACCAAACAGACATAACGGATTAAAAGGGACAACATTAGAATTCGATTGCATAACATGTGTATCTGTAACAGATGTGTATCTAGCAAattaagttttcttgaaaatgtactTATTGTAGCAGATTGCTCAAAATTTATGGGAAGACTATTCTAATATTCTGTTCCTCGTTGCAAATATCTATTTGGGTGGTGAGAATCAGTAGAATTTTAAACTTTACCCGTTTCTCTCCCGTATGAGTTGTCAAAGGTCGCTTTAGTTCAATGCCATACCATGCTCACTTTGACATCATCACCTACTCCAAGCATCAAGGTTTCAATATGTATTTTCCAGATTAGGGCTTATAGTCTTGGTCGatgatcagactggatgctggATTGACCCATTTGGGTGAGCTCGTGTAGAAGGACAGGACTTATTTACACGGACATACAACTCCATTAGGACTATTAAGCTATCAACTATTAATCGacaggttttattttgttcctaTAGCGAGGTCCCAAGGTTTCTACGAAAGCGATTGCGAAGCGCGGTTTCTTATCGATCCAAAGTTAACACTCTCTTACCCAGAACCTTCAGCGACTACTTAGGCCTATAGTTCAGGGTTCCATTAGATGATaatatggtggccctgaagggacatcaaACTACGTTAGTATTCACGGTTTGTGCCCAAACCGCAAATATTTTACGTAAACATTGAATATtaaaatttttaataataataataatacagactTTTCTAAGGCGCACATATTTTTTATCTTCCCCGATGGATGTAAATAAAGACGCagtcaagcaaaacaaaacagaaacgaatgtaaaacagacacaacaaaattaatcatagaaaacctgtgacataagataagttttgagaagagacttgaattgtGAGATACAAAGACATAGGATTAAGCGCTAGTTC
Above is a genomic segment from Asterias rubens chromosome 5, eAstRub1.3, whole genome shotgun sequence containing:
- the LOC117290456 gene encoding growth hormone secretagogue receptor type 1-like, translated to MEASNETEICSGGDFVIDFTDDAAASFWTRSENEILLAYIGVPLAVAIGVPGNLAFLFTLFRVKEMQTITNFYLANLAVSDLLYISLFAGYNTGAYFIAPDVANTFVVTSWLGCAVVTFSLDVLYFGSNLMVTLVAIERFYAICHPLKSRQSRSSGRALLLVTIFWAVAIGCSFAVVSRMSRYRTGCVIWPEDDDGNSGTRPSTVNFCLPGEPWVTLCTQILYVGFWTIGVLVNSYMYYRIVRRLGLHTFATSADGGNQQAEKKKKVRRQVAKMLIISSIVYFLLQSPRVIILNVLGLIKAASGITIVQQGQVTIMWPITVFLSLVNSAVNPIIYNTTNARYRAAILQAFGCSTCRGVDRQPSTTAATVSSRVAEQIESNPANSDQPNVE